The following proteins come from a genomic window of Vallitaleaceae bacterium 9-2:
- a CDS encoding response regulator: MIRLAVFDDEFVVVEGVKAILKKMGLNYEVVGTANDGLSALDVIKKVQPKVIMTDIRMPGIDGLEMIKRAKQINPDAVFIVISGFQEFEYARTALDLGVIGYIDKPITKEKIRDILKKAEGQIQEEKHYSEKEKEQLERLHHLTEEITKKIQCNKSEDIDTSIKEALRILDILYSDLDTYKSESYKLICSLLGVFFDGHASYEVNQHFPSYKNLELTHSKQEVNRYMFAIAESMIKKMEALKVGSHNQTILKVLGYIAENYAEDFGLNELADMVKVTPSYLSQLFKEEVGTSFIKYLTKFRINKAKELLLQGEKVANVSHAVGYSNYRYFCEIFKRYEGKTPSEYKGARREAD; encoded by the coding sequence ATGATTCGATTAGCGGTATTTGATGATGAATTTGTGGTAGTAGAAGGCGTGAAGGCGATTTTGAAAAAAATGGGTCTAAACTATGAGGTTGTCGGAACGGCTAATGATGGTTTATCAGCACTGGACGTGATAAAAAAAGTTCAGCCTAAGGTGATTATGACAGATATTCGCATGCCTGGGATTGATGGTTTAGAGATGATAAAACGTGCCAAGCAGATTAACCCGGATGCAGTTTTTATTGTTATCAGTGGATTTCAAGAATTTGAATATGCCAGAACAGCCCTTGATCTTGGGGTTATTGGTTATATAGATAAGCCGATTACCAAGGAAAAAATTCGAGATATTCTAAAAAAGGCTGAAGGACAAATCCAAGAAGAAAAACATTATTCAGAAAAAGAAAAAGAGCAACTGGAACGACTGCACCATTTAACGGAAGAAATAACTAAAAAAATTCAATGCAATAAATCGGAGGACATCGATACGTCCATTAAAGAAGCGCTTCGCATTTTAGACATCCTCTATTCAGATTTGGATACATATAAATCTGAAAGCTATAAGCTTATATGTAGTTTATTAGGTGTTTTTTTTGACGGACATGCATCGTATGAAGTCAATCAACATTTTCCTTCATATAAGAACCTGGAATTAACACACTCAAAGCAAGAGGTTAACCGATATATGTTTGCAATTGCCGAAAGTATGATTAAAAAAATGGAAGCCCTTAAGGTAGGAAGTCATAACCAAACGATTTTGAAAGTTTTGGGATATATAGCAGAAAATTACGCCGAGGATTTTGGGTTGAATGAGCTGGCAGACATGGTTAAGGTAACGCCAAGTTATTTGAGTCAATTATTTAAGGAAGAGGTTGGAACAAGTTTTATTAAATATTTGACGAAGTTTAGAATAAATAAGGCGAAAGAATTATTGCTTCAAGGAGAAAAAGTAGCCAATGTAAGCCATGCAGTGGGGTATAGTAATTATCGCTATTTTTGTGAAATATTTAAACGTTATGAAGGTAAGACACCAAGTGAATATAAAGGTGCACGAAGAGAAGCTGACTAG
- a CDS encoding trehalase family glycosidase → MNIQELKTYQYIKDNMDKIFKQPRGFIRYPFIDPGSVYDGNVWDWDTYWSVYGLMSFSKHYQDAAFDEQLERHSKGNVLNFFDHQLEDGYIPMMIEVADWPRPYLNIKHKEGHILNMHKPFLCQQIVLISEFFDGYSWVADKLGQLEKYFECYDTHYFFEDKGLYVWADDIMIGMDNDPATFGRPRFSTANIYLNSFMILEFEAMITLLKALNQPQEIIERFVTKKKALAEVIEEECWDSRDRFFYSVDVDIKTRPFEWIHQGLGVFWKTLPIKIRTWSGFLPLLAQIASPGQSEALMEHARDPETFWSPYGITTLAKDEKMFDLSITNNPSNWLGPIWLVANYCVFKGLLNYGHRDEATSLAARTLKLLEGDMQMTGCLHEYYDPYTGKPIMNGGFVNWNILLLNMIDDLSEQGIDLLGTMTLT, encoded by the coding sequence ATGAATATTCAGGAGTTAAAAACATACCAATATATTAAGGACAATATGGATAAGATATTTAAACAACCACGAGGGTTTATCCGCTATCCGTTTATTGATCCGGGATCTGTGTATGATGGAAACGTATGGGATTGGGATACTTATTGGTCAGTATATGGTTTGATGTCTTTTTCAAAACATTATCAAGATGCGGCATTTGATGAGCAACTTGAACGTCACAGCAAAGGTAATGTGTTGAATTTTTTTGACCATCAACTGGAAGATGGCTATATTCCTATGATGATTGAAGTGGCTGATTGGCCAAGACCTTATTTGAATATAAAGCATAAAGAAGGCCATATTCTGAATATGCATAAGCCTTTTTTGTGTCAGCAAATTGTTTTGATTAGTGAGTTTTTTGACGGCTATAGTTGGGTTGCAGATAAGCTTGGACAGCTAGAAAAATATTTTGAATGCTATGATACCCATTATTTTTTTGAAGACAAAGGTCTATATGTATGGGCAGATGATATCATGATCGGCATGGATAACGATCCGGCGACCTTTGGACGTCCTAGGTTCTCAACGGCCAATATATACCTTAATAGTTTTATGATTCTCGAATTTGAAGCGATGATTACTCTATTAAAAGCCTTGAATCAGCCTCAGGAGATTATTGAGCGATTTGTTACAAAGAAAAAGGCTCTTGCTGAGGTTATTGAAGAAGAATGTTGGGATTCTAGGGATCGGTTTTTCTATTCGGTGGATGTGGATATTAAGACGCGACCTTTTGAATGGATACATCAGGGATTGGGAGTCTTTTGGAAGACGTTGCCGATTAAGATTCGTACTTGGTCCGGATTTTTACCCTTATTAGCTCAGATAGCATCACCTGGACAAAGCGAAGCGCTCATGGAACATGCAAGAGATCCAGAGACGTTTTGGAGTCCTTATGGCATTACGACGTTGGCCAAAGATGAGAAAATGTTTGACTTAAGTATAACCAATAATCCGTCAAACTGGCTTGGACCGATATGGCTCGTGGCTAACTATTGTGTCTTTAAAGGATTGCTAAATTATGGACATAGGGATGAGGCGACATCCTTGGCAGCTAGGACATTAAAACTTTTAGAAGGGGATATGCAAATGACAGGATGTCTACATGAATATTATGACCCCTATACCGGAAAACCGATTATGAATGGTGGATTTGTCAATTGGAATATATTGCTGCTCAATATGATTGATGACTTATCTGAACAGGGTATTGACCTTTTGGGGACAATGACTTTGACATAA
- a CDS encoding sugar ABC transporter permease, translating into MNKVLSNKKAIAIFVLPPLILYSILVALPVVWSFYYSFFSGTPGLKWEFAGIANYIKLFKDSNFKAALWVNIRYIAIVMLGQVGLGLALALMFEFWLKRFKSLVRTLVFFPVVLPTVAVGHLFAKIYEIQPNYGLLNSVLSAVGLESLVQPWIGQASTALYCLIAMDIWVAMGFYAIIYYGALLDIPGDIIEAASIDGCNGRQLFRHIIAPLLKPVTITCLVFSFTGTVKMFESALALTGGGPGNATKSLSMYMYNVAFGYNNMGYGSVIAIFVFALCFVGSKLIRRFDESY; encoded by the coding sequence ATGAACAAAGTACTTAGTAATAAAAAGGCGATTGCAATTTTTGTGTTGCCGCCGTTAATTTTATATTCGATTTTAGTAGCTCTGCCGGTGGTATGGTCCTTCTATTATTCGTTTTTTTCAGGGACACCTGGGTTAAAGTGGGAGTTTGCAGGTATTGCCAATTATATCAAATTATTTAAAGACAGTAACTTTAAAGCGGCATTATGGGTCAATATTCGATATATAGCGATTGTTATGTTGGGACAAGTTGGTTTAGGACTTGCGCTTGCGCTGATGTTTGAGTTTTGGTTAAAACGCTTTAAGAGTTTAGTTAGAACCCTTGTGTTCTTTCCGGTGGTATTACCAACGGTAGCTGTTGGACATTTGTTTGCAAAGATATATGAGATTCAGCCAAACTATGGTTTGCTCAATAGTGTGTTGTCGGCTGTCGGTCTTGAAAGTTTAGTCCAACCATGGATTGGTCAGGCTTCAACAGCGTTGTACTGTTTGATTGCCATGGACATATGGGTGGCTATGGGATTTTATGCCATCATTTATTATGGAGCATTGTTAGATATTCCTGGAGACATCATTGAAGCTGCAAGCATTGACGGATGTAATGGGCGACAACTTTTTCGACATATTATTGCACCTCTACTAAAACCTGTAACCATTACATGTCTTGTGTTTAGTTTTACAGGAACAGTAAAAATGTTTGAATCTGCCTTGGCCTTAACGGGTGGAGGTCCTGGAAATGCAACCAAGTCCTTATCGATGTATATGTATAACGTCGCTTTTGGATATAACAATATGGGCTATGGAAGTGTCATCGCCATTTTTGTATTTGCGCTATGCTTTGTAGGATCGAAACTCATTCGTAGATTTGACGAAAGCTATTAG
- a CDS encoding carbohydrate ABC transporter permease, with translation MKTLKNILIKMLIFILCLIETYPIFWMLTASFKQQHEWVSKPAYALNSGFHFQNYIDAWTRGHMSTYFFNSLVATLVALFFIVYFSVTVGFALTKMRWKMRKKVAMFFDMGIMVPIATALIPLFQIYNKVNLLNSRTGLILVYIAFGLSLSFFLVTSYMRALPQEILEAAVIDGCDIYRLMWHIVMPLMKNAVMTILVLQFFFKWNDLLFSMTFISSSNLKTIQTGLLYFETEFGAKNWGAIFASVSMSVMPLLFIYILLNKRVIEGLTSGAVKG, from the coding sequence ATGAAAACATTAAAAAACATACTCATAAAAATGCTGATTTTTATATTGTGTCTCATTGAGACATATCCTATTTTTTGGATGTTGACGGCATCATTTAAACAACAACATGAATGGGTGTCAAAACCGGCATATGCACTAAATAGCGGATTTCATTTTCAAAACTACATCGATGCATGGACCAGAGGGCATATGTCTACTTATTTTTTCAATAGTTTGGTTGCCACCCTTGTTGCCTTGTTTTTTATCGTGTATTTTAGTGTGACCGTTGGTTTTGCATTGACAAAAATGCGATGGAAGATGCGAAAGAAAGTAGCGATGTTCTTTGATATGGGAATCATGGTTCCAATAGCAACAGCCCTTATTCCTTTGTTTCAAATATATAATAAAGTAAATCTATTAAATTCACGTACAGGTTTAATCTTAGTGTATATTGCCTTTGGGCTTTCCCTATCATTTTTCTTGGTGACGAGTTATATGCGTGCGTTGCCACAGGAAATACTTGAGGCAGCAGTTATTGATGGATGTGATATATATCGGCTGATGTGGCATATCGTGATGCCGCTTATGAAAAATGCAGTGATGACGATTCTTGTGTTGCAGTTTTTCTTCAAGTGGAACGATCTATTATTCTCCATGACCTTTATCAGTTCGTCCAATTTAAAAACGATTCAAACCGGACTCTTATACTTTGAGACGGAATTTGGTGCGAAAAACTGGGGAGCTATTTTTGCTTCTGTATCGATGAGTGTCATGCCGCTTTTATTTATATACATTTTACTCAACAAACGTGTTATCGAAGGATTGACCTCAGGAGCAGTTAAAGGATAA
- a CDS encoding extracellular solute-binding protein: MKKKVLALVLMLCLMTAAFSGCGKDEGAQSNEGTSQESNQGSSDNVNTSDFTGEDPQLEKHIKILSIWAEDNDNGILINNILQRYQDEVNPNFSYEYELVSADDMKTKIATLASSNDLPDFFAYESGTPLKELVDAGKVLDIGSELERIGAMDMMNPSAVSLLKNLAETNELYDLPLGLNIEGFWYNKALFEQAGVEAPETWDEFEVVLEKLHAAGIQPLSCGAGDKWGATRLVNAYTVRLLGENAMTAAANGDAKYTDEGYVEGAAKIQEWAEKGYFGQGVTTVDMNTAGTMLCSSQAAIFYNGSWFTSNLNDPTYNLQGEEGIGFFNIPVVDSKVSDSNSYSMNCGNILAMDKEKYDDGTAWFLKYFVEEIGNEAMSTQGTVKGYVYTVEEGEMTHYTSLVLDKIMNAETAFAWYEAKMSSEVSTVAQENVQTLINGDMTPQEYMESIQEAYDLSR; encoded by the coding sequence GTATTGGCACTTGTTCTTATGTTATGTCTTATGACAGCGGCATTTTCAGGCTGTGGCAAAGACGAAGGAGCGCAAAGTAATGAAGGAACATCACAAGAATCAAATCAAGGCAGCTCAGATAATGTGAATACGTCGGATTTTACAGGCGAAGATCCACAACTTGAAAAGCATATTAAGATTTTATCCATATGGGCTGAAGATAACGATAATGGTATCCTTATTAATAACATTCTTCAAAGATATCAAGATGAAGTCAATCCAAACTTCTCTTATGAATATGAGTTGGTATCAGCAGACGATATGAAGACAAAGATTGCTACATTGGCTTCATCCAATGACTTGCCGGACTTTTTTGCCTATGAATCCGGAACACCGCTAAAAGAGTTGGTTGATGCTGGCAAAGTTCTTGATATCGGTTCAGAACTTGAGCGTATCGGAGCTATGGACATGATGAATCCATCGGCAGTATCCTTGCTTAAAAACCTTGCAGAAACCAACGAGCTTTATGACTTACCTCTTGGATTAAATATTGAAGGTTTTTGGTATAACAAGGCTTTGTTTGAACAAGCAGGTGTTGAAGCACCAGAGACTTGGGATGAGTTTGAAGTGGTTTTAGAAAAGTTACATGCGGCAGGCATTCAGCCATTATCTTGTGGAGCAGGTGACAAATGGGGCGCAACACGATTAGTTAATGCCTATACAGTACGTCTACTCGGAGAAAATGCAATGACTGCAGCAGCCAATGGCGATGCAAAATATACAGATGAAGGTTATGTAGAAGGAGCCGCTAAAATCCAAGAATGGGCAGAAAAAGGCTACTTTGGTCAAGGGGTAACAACAGTAGATATGAATACAGCAGGAACAATGTTATGTTCTAGTCAAGCAGCGATTTTCTATAATGGAAGCTGGTTTACATCGAACTTAAACGATCCTACATATAACTTACAAGGTGAAGAAGGAATCGGATTCTTTAACATTCCTGTAGTGGATTCGAAGGTGAGCGATAGTAATTCATATTCAATGAACTGTGGTAACATCTTAGCGATGGACAAAGAAAAGTATGATGATGGTACGGCGTGGTTCTTAAAGTATTTTGTTGAAGAAATCGGCAATGAAGCTATGAGTACTCAAGGAACAGTTAAAGGGTATGTATATACAGTAGAAGAAGGCGAAATGACACATTATACGAGTTTGGTTTTAGATAAAATCATGAATGCAGAAACAGCTTTTGCATGGTATGAAGCGAAAATGAGTTCAGAAGTATCAACGGTTGCTCAAGAAAATGTACAGACGCTCATTAATGGGGATATGACTCCGCAAGAATATATGGAATCTATTCAAGAAGCGTATGATCTTAGTCGTTAA
- a CDS encoding histidine kinase, which translates to MGKIRRYLKELKIRQQVLYAMITIAVLSSMLLGVVAFNISKYIIERNYKEAYTYNLDVSSNIVDIQLDNIIDSVRNSLLDQRIMEVLKKAPQGYSGKLFSSVDDLELSRALTELAGLYTEVEGISLISTDGKAKFYYKRNRSGDFQKYYNEIDILNEPWVLETNALEGKERFYSYDVLLGKSKPYFSMTKKLIEPFSGEFVGYMVISLRHNIFEKAFGKGIERYASVSSMVVSPMSDHAIVFINGDAMRKETIAQAYLNKETQSYLFSSSKNRITGWELINVIDKEDLEKDSLYIGMLILITLFILILMSIFIARKIATHIYRPLNQLATVIEEVGEGNRDIQEQFDTTEIGKLGHKFKEMVNNNLELRERLLSAQLHERESELLLLQAQINPHFLYNTLDSLYCMAMIEDNEKIASMVESLSNIFKLSLNKGKTMIKVSEEIRHIQEYMAIQNYRFNGRFDLQIDIDEALLDYEMIKLILQPFVENAILHGLEKKLGPGWVRIEGRLIDAKAMCFKIMDNGVGIADMERIRQGYGIQNVKERIRLCYGEGYGVEVSSKVGFGTEVSLIIPWNIELHKEDGHDSISGI; encoded by the coding sequence ATGGGTAAGATCAGAAGGTATCTTAAGGAACTAAAAATTCGACAACAAGTGCTTTATGCCATGATAACGATTGCTGTTTTGTCTTCGATGCTTCTTGGAGTGGTTGCGTTTAATATTTCAAAATATATTATTGAACGCAACTATAAAGAAGCCTATACCTATAATCTTGACGTGTCGTCAAACATTGTTGATATCCAGCTAGATAATATTATTGATTCTGTGCGAAACTCTTTGCTTGACCAGCGTATTATGGAGGTTCTTAAAAAAGCACCGCAAGGATATTCGGGAAAACTTTTTTCCAGTGTGGATGATCTTGAGCTATCAAGAGCTTTAACTGAACTTGCAGGTCTTTATACAGAAGTTGAAGGGATTTCGCTTATTAGTACAGATGGAAAAGCAAAATTTTATTATAAACGTAATCGAAGTGGAGATTTTCAAAAGTATTATAATGAGATCGATATCTTAAATGAACCTTGGGTTTTGGAGACCAATGCGCTTGAAGGAAAGGAACGCTTCTATAGTTATGATGTTTTGTTGGGCAAGAGTAAGCCCTATTTTTCCATGACAAAAAAGTTGATTGAACCTTTTAGCGGAGAGTTTGTGGGATATATGGTTATTAGTCTGCGCCATAATATTTTTGAAAAAGCTTTTGGAAAAGGCATTGAGCGTTATGCGTCGGTGAGCTCCATGGTTGTAAGTCCCATGAGCGACCATGCCATTGTTTTTATCAATGGTGATGCGATGCGTAAGGAAACCATAGCGCAAGCCTATTTAAATAAAGAGACCCAGTCGTATTTATTTAGTTCTTCAAAAAATCGAATAACTGGATGGGAACTCATTAATGTAATTGATAAAGAGGATCTGGAAAAGGATAGTCTCTATATTGGGATGCTTATTCTGATCACATTATTTATCCTTATTTTAATGAGTATATTTATTGCTCGTAAAATTGCAACCCATATCTATCGTCCGCTAAATCAGTTGGCGACAGTCATAGAAGAGGTCGGTGAAGGGAATCGCGATATACAAGAGCAGTTTGATACCACGGAAATAGGAAAGCTTGGGCATAAGTTTAAAGAAATGGTCAATAATAACCTTGAACTTAGAGAGCGTCTGTTGAGTGCACAGCTTCATGAAAGAGAGTCCGAACTCTTACTTTTACAGGCGCAGATTAATCCCCATTTTTTGTATAACACCTTGGACTCGTTATATTGTATGGCGATGATTGAAGATAATGAAAAAATCGCATCCATGGTTGAATCTTTATCCAATATCTTCAAATTAAGTTTGAATAAAGGTAAGACCATGATTAAAGTTTCAGAAGAGATACGACATATTCAAGAATATATGGCGATTCAGAACTATCGTTTTAATGGGCGGTTTGATTTGCAGATTGATATTGATGAAGCGTTGTTAGATTACGAGATGATTAAGCTGATTTTACAGCCGTTTGTCGAAAATGCCATCCTACATGGACTTGAAAAAAAACTTGGGCCTGGATGGGTAAGGATTGAAGGACGATTGATTGATGCAAAGGCTATGTGTTTTAAGATTATGGATAATGGTGTTGGTATCGCAGATATGGAACGCATCCGACAAGGTTATGGAATACAAAATGTTAAAGAACGCATCCGATTATGTTATGGAGAGGGATATGGCGTTGAGGTCAGTTCGAAAGTTGGCTTTGGCACAGAGGTATCCCTGATTATCCCATGGAATATAGAGCTGCATAAGGAGGATGGACATGATTCGATTAGCGGTATTTGA